Proteins encoded within one genomic window of Polynucleobacter duraquae:
- the gcvH gene encoding glycine cleavage system protein GcvH, which produces MMKTQDTFKFAETHEWASIEDDGLVWVGISNHAQEALGDVMFFQAPKIGQQVKQGEAIAAIESVKAASDIHAPISGEIIALNEEMDANPEVVNTQPYTVWLFKIKPTSPEMLSTNLNDLMSLTQYESSAGA; this is translated from the coding sequence ATAATGAAAACTCAAGACACATTTAAGTTTGCAGAAACACATGAGTGGGCCAGTATCGAAGATGATGGACTGGTATGGGTGGGTATTAGCAATCATGCGCAAGAGGCTTTAGGTGATGTCATGTTTTTCCAAGCGCCTAAAATTGGCCAGCAAGTGAAGCAGGGCGAAGCCATTGCCGCAATAGAGTCAGTTAAAGCGGCAAGCGATATTCATGCGCCCATTAGCGGCGAGATTATTGCCCTCAACGAAGAGATGGACGCTAACCCTGAGGTAGTAAACACTCAACCGTATACAGTTTGGTTATTTAAAATTAAACCAACATCCCCGGAGATGTTGAGTACCAATCTAAACGACCTGATGTCGCTCACACAATACGAATCGAGTGCAGGCGCTTAG
- a CDS encoding fatty acid desaturase gives MAQGETAKAIALLVMDAVLWLGCIAGTIFIESVLIKIVLGLVAGFVTGRIFILGHDACHQSYTPHRELNKVLGRIAFLPSLTPYSLWDVGHNVVHHGQTNLKGFDFVWAPLSKAEFDALPAWRKALERLYRSGWGPVFYYLIEIWWRREYFPNAKNKPGDRPIFLKDNLLVTGFAIIWIACLIAGALATGQSVWLGLITGFAVPFLFWNGMIGFVVYVHHTHTSVSWYDKKSEWLRAQPFVSTTVHLTFNWIWGSLMHHIMEHTAHHVDMSVPLYRLKEAQNTLETILPERIFVQKFSWAWYFETARKCKLYDFENKAWLDFDGNKTADSVRVVLSPAPAGQNG, from the coding sequence ATGGCTCAAGGAGAAACAGCAAAAGCAATTGCGTTGCTAGTGATGGATGCTGTTTTATGGCTTGGCTGTATCGCTGGGACTATTTTTATTGAAAGCGTGCTGATCAAAATCGTTTTGGGCTTAGTTGCTGGTTTTGTTACTGGTCGTATCTTCATCTTAGGTCATGATGCCTGCCATCAAAGCTACACTCCGCACCGCGAACTAAACAAAGTGTTGGGTCGCATTGCGTTCTTGCCATCACTAACCCCTTATAGCTTATGGGATGTGGGCCACAACGTGGTACACCATGGTCAGACCAACCTGAAGGGTTTTGACTTTGTCTGGGCTCCGTTATCAAAGGCAGAATTTGATGCCCTTCCTGCATGGCGCAAGGCTTTGGAGCGTCTTTACCGTAGCGGTTGGGGCCCTGTTTTCTACTATCTCATTGAGATCTGGTGGAGACGTGAGTACTTCCCGAATGCCAAAAACAAGCCTGGCGATCGTCCAATTTTCTTAAAAGACAATCTATTGGTAACCGGTTTTGCCATTATCTGGATTGCTTGTCTTATCGCTGGTGCCCTAGCTACTGGTCAATCTGTTTGGCTTGGCCTCATTACTGGTTTTGCTGTTCCTTTCCTGTTTTGGAATGGAATGATTGGTTTTGTGGTCTATGTTCATCACACCCATACATCGGTCTCTTGGTATGACAAGAAATCTGAGTGGTTGCGCGCCCAACCTTTTGTATCCACCACAGTGCATTTGACCTTTAATTGGATTTGGGGCTCTTTAATGCACCATATCATGGAGCATACCGCCCACCACGTGGATATGAGCGTCCCCCTGTATCGCCTCAAAGAAGCCCAAAATACCCTGGAAACCATCCTTCCAGAGCGTATTTTTGTCCAAAAGTTCTCCTGGGCCTGGTATTTCGAGACAGCTCGCAAGTGCAAGCTCTATGACTTTGAAAACAAGGCTTGGCTCGATTTTGATGGCAATAAAACGGCTGATTCAGTCAGAGTCGTTCTAAGCCCAGCCCCAGCGGGACAAAACGGGTAA
- the rsmI gene encoding 16S rRNA (cytidine(1402)-2'-O)-methyltransferase — MELSSFDFLKQQDLPAGALYMVATPIGNLGDITLRALHVLNSVDGIACEDTRHSAPLLQHFGIHKKCVALHEHNEITGSQTIIEHLAHNERWAYISDAGTPGVSDPGARLVSAVQKAGFRVIPIPGASAVLSAISASGSVMLPSEGRFQFLGFWPNKAKERGILIQDIRNNSKTSIFFESPHQIRDTLITLSKELEPGRQVLIGRELTKKFEQLVTLDAIKIPEWLDGAESLRGEFIILVAGRQANTDQAPEHSALLLWANALSPYLGSKEIAAVLAQTLGLSKKEAYQVALDAKDQNGRK, encoded by the coding sequence ATGGAATTAAGCTCCTTTGACTTTTTAAAACAACAGGATCTGCCAGCTGGGGCTCTATATATGGTTGCAACGCCCATCGGTAATTTGGGTGATATTACTTTGCGAGCACTACATGTGCTTAATTCAGTGGATGGAATTGCCTGTGAAGACACCAGACATAGCGCGCCCCTGCTGCAACACTTTGGCATTCATAAGAAATGTGTTGCTCTGCATGAGCACAATGAAATTACTGGCTCGCAAACCATTATTGAGCACCTCGCTCACAATGAACGCTGGGCCTACATTTCGGACGCGGGCACTCCGGGCGTTTCTGATCCAGGCGCAAGACTAGTAAGCGCCGTTCAGAAAGCAGGCTTTCGAGTTATTCCTATCCCCGGGGCTAGTGCGGTATTGTCCGCCATTTCTGCCAGCGGCTCAGTCATGTTGCCATCGGAAGGGCGCTTTCAGTTTCTTGGCTTCTGGCCGAACAAAGCTAAAGAGAGGGGCATACTCATTCAAGATATTCGTAACAATTCAAAAACGAGCATCTTTTTTGAATCACCACATCAAATACGCGACACCCTGATAACGCTCAGTAAAGAACTAGAGCCGGGCCGCCAGGTACTAATCGGCAGGGAGCTCACCAAAAAGTTTGAGCAACTAGTTACGCTCGACGCAATCAAAATTCCAGAGTGGCTTGATGGTGCCGAAAGCCTGAGAGGTGAATTTATTATCTTAGTAGCTGGCCGCCAAGCCAATACAGATCAGGCACCTGAACATTCCGCGCTCTTGCTATGGGCAAATGCCTTAAGTCCCTACTTAGGTAGCAAAGAAATTGCCGCCGTACTAGCTCAAACACTTGGTCTAAGCAAAAAAGAGGCTTACCAGGTGGCATTAGATGCCAAAGATCAAAATGGCAGAAAGTAA
- a CDS encoding phosphoheptose isomerase translates to MAHNNVMDKDTLERLRARASQHFLDSIAVKQEAEKILPDQVARGIVAMTDCLRAGGKVMACGNGGSAADAQHFAAELIGRFERERQELAAIALTTDTSILTAVGNDYSYDEIFAKQVRGLGKKGDILIGISTSGNSKNVVRAIEAAKKMGIQIIALTGNGGGKIATLLGVDDIHLCAPSTRTARIQETHLVLLHALCDGVDHLLLD, encoded by the coding sequence ATGGCGCATAATAATGTGATGGATAAAGACACTCTCGAACGTTTGCGCGCTCGCGCATCCCAACATTTTTTAGATAGTATTGCTGTAAAGCAAGAGGCTGAAAAAATACTTCCTGATCAGGTTGCTCGCGGCATAGTCGCCATGACAGACTGTTTGCGTGCTGGCGGAAAAGTAATGGCTTGCGGCAATGGTGGATCTGCTGCTGATGCGCAACATTTTGCTGCCGAGCTCATTGGTCGCTTCGAGAGAGAACGACAAGAGTTGGCCGCGATTGCGCTAACTACAGACACCTCTATTTTGACCGCTGTAGGTAATGACTATAGCTATGACGAAATCTTTGCCAAGCAAGTTCGTGGCCTTGGAAAAAAAGGTGACATCTTGATTGGCATCTCCACCTCAGGCAATTCAAAAAACGTAGTGAGAGCAATTGAGGCTGCAAAAAAGATGGGGATTCAGATTATTGCTTTGACTGGTAACGGCGGCGGAAAAATTGCCACCTTATTAGGTGTAGATGATATTCATCTATGTGCGCCCTCCACTCGCACTGCCCGCATTCAAGAAACACATTTAGTTTTGCTTCATGCTTTGTGTGATGGCGTAGATCATTTATTGCTCGATTAA
- a CDS encoding BON domain-containing protein: MRNTLIIKLLAAILTFSFLSGCGVLAVGGVVAGASVLADRRSPAVQAIDKGLELEASNALAKRYGDDAHINVTSFNQKVLLTGEAKNADIKSQAGAFVKSMKNARSVFNELVIGPNSSFTARANDSYLESKIKTQMIFTDKLPSNSMAIVAEGSSIYLMGILTQNEAAIAKKVTSNIDGVKDVYVYFDIISEAEKTRLEKQGKADEAQPNSMPKQ, encoded by the coding sequence ATGCGAAATACTCTCATCATCAAATTACTTGCTGCGATTTTGACTTTCTCATTCTTATCTGGTTGCGGAGTGTTGGCCGTTGGTGGTGTAGTGGCGGGTGCAAGTGTTTTAGCGGATCGCCGTTCGCCAGCTGTTCAAGCAATTGATAAAGGCCTTGAGTTGGAAGCTAGCAATGCTTTAGCTAAGCGTTATGGCGATGATGCGCATATCAACGTGACATCATTCAATCAAAAGGTATTGTTGACTGGTGAAGCAAAAAATGCCGACATTAAGAGTCAGGCTGGTGCTTTTGTAAAGTCAATGAAAAATGCTCGCTCTGTCTTTAATGAATTGGTCATTGGACCAAATAGCAGCTTTACTGCTCGTGCTAATGATTCCTACCTTGAATCTAAAATCAAAACCCAAATGATTTTCACAGACAAGCTGCCATCTAATTCAATGGCGATTGTTGCTGAAGGTAGCAGTATTTATTTGATGGGTATTCTGACGCAAAATGAGGCGGCGATTGCTAAAAAAGTCACCAGCAATATTGACGGTGTTAAAGATGTGTACGTCTACTTCGATATCATTTCTGAAGCAGAAAAAACGCGTCTAGAGAAACAAGGCAAGGCAGACGAAGCGCAACCAAACTCAATGCCAAAACAGTAA
- a CDS encoding c-type cytochrome yields MQHLKCFLLASIFLLCSLSVKASSDDAKAALLAKQNACLGCHALDKKIVGPSFQAVAKKYANDPSPVAFLKNKIIKGGSGSWGVVPMPANAKLSDADVSLLAAWILRGAPSAN; encoded by the coding sequence ATGCAACATCTGAAATGTTTTTTACTTGCCAGCATCTTCTTGCTATGTTCTCTGAGCGTGAAGGCATCTAGTGATGATGCAAAGGCAGCGTTACTTGCGAAACAAAATGCTTGCCTGGGATGCCATGCGCTTGATAAAAAAATTGTGGGCCCAAGCTTTCAAGCCGTTGCAAAAAAATATGCGAACGATCCTAGCCCAGTAGCTTTTCTAAAAAACAAAATTATTAAAGGCGGCTCTGGATCTTGGGGCGTTGTACCCATGCCAGCAAATGCAAAGCTAAGCGATGCTGATGTATCTTTATTGGCTGCTTGGATTTTGCGCGGTGCGCCTAGCGCAAATTAA
- a CDS encoding GNAT family N-acetyltransferase — protein sequence MHNKLANSHLPGKPYTAGLAVPVRELHAGHRERILQHLLLLNEEDRRLRFGTQTSDEVIHNYVENLDFNRDTIFGSFDSQLKLIGMAHLAYLPKTKGQPLAAEFGVSVLPNGRGQGIGTALLARASVHSRNTRIETLYVHCLANNRAMMHLAQKAGMLVEYAYGDADAYLKLPPANSSTIVEEAANEQWADFDYALKENFKRSNDAWSWFLGKPVVRPT from the coding sequence ATGCACAACAAATTAGCGAATAGTCACTTACCTGGTAAGCCCTATACAGCTGGCCTAGCAGTACCCGTGCGCGAATTACATGCTGGTCATAGAGAGCGAATTCTTCAACATCTTTTGCTTCTAAATGAAGAGGATCGTCGCCTTCGCTTTGGCACTCAAACGTCTGATGAGGTCATTCATAACTATGTGGAGAACCTTGACTTCAATAGGGATACCATCTTTGGAAGTTTTGATTCTCAGCTAAAACTAATTGGCATGGCTCATTTGGCGTATTTACCGAAAACTAAAGGTCAGCCATTAGCTGCAGAGTTTGGCGTATCCGTGCTGCCTAACGGCAGAGGGCAGGGCATAGGTACAGCCTTATTAGCACGCGCTTCAGTGCACTCACGCAATACTCGCATCGAAACCTTATATGTACATTGCTTGGCAAATAACCGGGCGATGATGCATTTGGCACAAAAGGCGGGAATGCTCGTTGAGTACGCTTATGGTGATGCAGATGCTTACTTGAAGTTACCGCCTGCAAATTCAAGCACGATTGTCGAAGAAGCCGCCAATGAGCAGTGGGCTGACTTTGACTATGCACTTAAAGAAAACTTTAAACGTTCAAATGATGCGTGGTCCTGGTTTCTTGGAAAGCCAGTCGTTCGTCCAACTTAA
- the tuf gene encoding elongation factor Tu: MAKEKFERTKPHVNVGTIGHVDHGKTTLTAAIATVLSKQFGGEAKAYDQIDAAPEEKARGITINTAHVEYETANRHYAHVDCPGHADYVKNMITGAAQMDGAILVCSAADGPMPQTREHILLARQVGVPYIIVFLNKCDMVDDAELLELVEMEVRELLSKYDFPGDDTPIVQGSAKLALEGDEGPLGKEAIMKLADALDTYIPTPERAVDGAFLMPVEDVFSISGRGTVVTGRIERGIVKVGEEIEIIGIKPTLKTTCTGVEMFRKLLDQGQAGDNVGILLRGTKREEVERGQVLAKPGSITPHTHFTAEVYILGKDEGGRHTPFFNNYRPQFYFRTTDVTGSIELPKDKEMVMPGDNVTITVKLIAPIAMEEGLRFAIREGGRTVGAGVVAKILA; this comes from the coding sequence ATGGCAAAAGAAAAGTTTGAGCGGACTAAACCGCACGTAAACGTTGGCACCATTGGTCACGTTGACCACGGTAAAACCACATTGACAGCAGCAATTGCAACCGTGCTTTCTAAGCAATTTGGTGGCGAAGCAAAAGCATATGATCAGATCGATGCTGCTCCAGAAGAAAAAGCACGCGGTATTACGATTAATACAGCACACGTGGAGTATGAGACAGCAAATCGTCACTACGCACACGTGGATTGCCCAGGACATGCTGACTACGTAAAGAACATGATTACTGGTGCTGCTCAGATGGACGGCGCTATTTTGGTTTGCTCTGCAGCTGACGGCCCAATGCCACAAACTCGTGAGCATATCCTCTTGGCACGCCAAGTTGGTGTTCCCTACATCATCGTATTTTTGAACAAGTGCGACATGGTTGATGATGCTGAGTTGCTCGAGTTAGTTGAAATGGAAGTTCGTGAGCTTCTGTCTAAGTACGACTTCCCAGGCGATGACACACCAATCGTTCAAGGTTCTGCTAAGTTAGCTTTAGAAGGCGACGAAGGCCCATTGGGTAAAGAAGCCATCATGAAGTTAGCTGATGCATTAGATACCTACATCCCAACTCCAGAGCGTGCTGTTGACGGTGCGTTCTTGATGCCGGTAGAGGACGTGTTCTCTATCTCCGGTCGCGGTACTGTTGTTACAGGCCGTATCGAGCGCGGTATCGTTAAGGTTGGTGAAGAGATTGAAATCATTGGTATCAAGCCAACACTCAAGACAACTTGTACTGGTGTTGAAATGTTCCGTAAATTGCTCGACCAAGGTCAAGCAGGCGATAACGTTGGTATCTTGTTACGCGGTACAAAACGTGAAGAAGTTGAGCGCGGCCAAGTATTGGCTAAGCCAGGTTCAATCACTCCACATACTCACTTTACAGCCGAGGTTTACATCTTGGGTAAAGATGAAGGTGGCCGTCATACACCATTCTTTAACAACTATCGTCCTCAGTTTTACTTCCGTACTACGGACGTAACTGGTTCAATCGAGTTGCCAAAAGACAAAGAAATGGTGATGCCTGGTGATAACGTCACGATTACCGTCAAACTCATCGCGCCAATCGCGATGGAAGAAGGTTTACGTTTTGCGATCCGTGAAGGTGGCCGTACTGTTGGCGCCGGTGTGGTTGCGAAGATTTTGGCTTAA
- the secE gene encoding preprotein translocase subunit SecE codes for MSQHTASNTEEKSSWVSGLAALIVVAALVLYYTLSDQSLLIRLAVLFGGIAAAVLIVAMSADGRRFIAYAKDSWYEVKKVVWPTRKETTQMTLVVFGFVVIMSLFLWLADKLIEWLVFSVFLGWK; via the coding sequence ATGTCTCAACATACAGCAAGTAATACTGAAGAAAAAAGCAGCTGGGTCTCTGGACTCGCTGCTTTAATCGTCGTTGCAGCGTTAGTTCTTTACTACACGTTGTCGGACCAATCTTTATTGATCCGTTTAGCTGTTTTGTTTGGCGGCATAGCAGCTGCAGTTTTAATTGTGGCTATGTCAGCAGATGGGCGTCGTTTTATAGCCTACGCTAAAGATTCTTGGTATGAAGTAAAAAAGGTTGTTTGGCCGACTCGCAAAGAGACGACCCAAATGACTCTAGTCGTATTTGGCTTTGTCGTGATCATGTCCTTGTTTTTGTGGCTTGCAGACAAATTAATTGAATGGCTAGTTTTTTCAGTCTTTTTGGGCTGGAAGTGA
- the nusG gene encoding transcription termination/antitermination protein NusG, whose amino-acid sequence MIDAELVSNPQATGNMRWYVIHAYSGMEKSVKRGLEERIARSGMPEKFGRILVPSEEVVEIKSGAKSVSERRFFPGYVLIEMEMTDESWHLVKNTPKVTGFVGGVRNRPSPISTAEVAKIMDQMQAGVDKPKPKTLFEVGEIVRVKEGPFVDFNGNIEEVNYEKSRLRVSVTIFGRGTPVELEFGQVEKM is encoded by the coding sequence ATGATTGATGCTGAATTAGTCTCAAACCCACAAGCTACTGGCAATATGCGCTGGTATGTTATTCATGCTTATTCTGGCATGGAAAAAAGCGTTAAAAGAGGCCTAGAAGAGCGTATTGCTCGCTCAGGCATGCCTGAAAAATTTGGCCGTATCTTGGTTCCATCCGAAGAGGTTGTAGAAATCAAGTCAGGCGCAAAATCAGTGTCAGAGCGTCGTTTCTTCCCAGGATATGTCCTGATTGAGATGGAAATGACTGACGAGAGCTGGCATTTGGTGAAAAATACGCCAAAAGTAACTGGTTTCGTAGGTGGTGTTCGTAATCGTCCAAGTCCTATTTCTACAGCAGAAGTAGCCAAGATCATGGATCAAATGCAGGCCGGTGTAGATAAGCCGAAGCCTAAAACGCTATTTGAAGTTGGTGAGATTGTGCGCGTTAAAGAAGGCCCATTTGTTGACTTCAACGGAAATATTGAAGAAGTGAACTATGAAAAGTCAAGATTGCGTGTTTCTGTTACAATTTTTGGCCGCGGTACCCCAGTTGAGTTGGAGTTCGGCCAAGTAGAAAAGATGTAA
- the rplK gene encoding 50S ribosomal protein L11: protein MAKKIIGFIKLQIPAGKANPSPPVGPALGQRGLNIMEFCKAFNAQTQSMEPGLPIPVVITAFADKSFTFIMKTPPATIMIKKAAKIEKGSPRPHTDKVGKITRAQAEEIAKAKMPDLTAADMDAAVRTIAGSARSMGITVEGL, encoded by the coding sequence ATGGCAAAGAAGATCATTGGCTTTATCAAGCTGCAGATCCCTGCAGGTAAAGCAAATCCATCACCTCCCGTAGGTCCAGCATTGGGTCAACGTGGCCTCAATATTATGGAATTCTGTAAGGCGTTTAATGCTCAAACTCAGAGCATGGAACCTGGCCTTCCAATTCCAGTCGTGATTACAGCTTTTGCTGATAAGAGCTTCACTTTCATCATGAAGACGCCTCCAGCGACCATCATGATTAAGAAGGCTGCGAAGATCGAAAAAGGATCACCACGGCCCCATACCGATAAGGTAGGAAAAATTACCCGTGCTCAAGCAGAAGAAATTGCTAAAGCAAAGATGCCAGATTTGACAGCTGCTGATATGGATGCCGCTGTAAGAACAATCGCTGGTAGCGCCCGTTCAATGGGCATCACAGTGGAAGGTCTCTAA
- the rplA gene encoding 50S ribosomal protein L1 encodes MTKLSKRLKAIESKVDRNKFYALEDALNLVKECATAKFDESIDVAVQLGIDAKKSDQVVRGAVVLPAGTGKHVRVAVFAQGEKAEQAKAAGAEIVGMEDLADQIKGGKIDFDILIASPDTMKIVGTLGQVLGPRGLMPNPKVGTVTPDVATAVKNAKAGQVQFRVDKAGIVHASIGRRSFEPAALKSNLLALLEALNKAKPPASKGIYLKKVAVSSTMGAGVRVDQASIQAAQ; translated from the coding sequence ATGACTAAGTTATCTAAGCGTTTAAAAGCGATCGAATCTAAAGTAGATCGCAATAAGTTTTATGCATTGGAAGATGCATTGAACCTCGTTAAAGAGTGTGCAACTGCGAAGTTTGATGAGTCAATCGACGTTGCAGTTCAGTTGGGTATTGATGCTAAGAAATCTGACCAAGTTGTGCGTGGCGCAGTTGTGCTGCCAGCCGGCACTGGTAAGCATGTTCGTGTAGCGGTATTTGCACAAGGCGAAAAGGCTGAACAAGCTAAAGCTGCTGGTGCAGAAATCGTTGGCATGGAAGACCTTGCTGATCAAATTAAAGGCGGCAAAATTGATTTCGATATTTTGATCGCATCTCCAGACACAATGAAAATCGTTGGTACTTTAGGACAAGTATTGGGCCCACGTGGTTTGATGCCGAACCCAAAAGTGGGAACTGTTACTCCTGACGTCGCTACTGCAGTGAAGAATGCAAAGGCTGGTCAAGTGCAATTCCGTGTGGACAAAGCCGGTATCGTGCACGCAAGCATTGGCCGTCGTTCATTTGAGCCAGCTGCATTGAAATCCAACTTGCTCGCATTGCTTGAGGCTTTGAACAAAGCTAAGCCACCTGCATCTAAGGGCATTTACTTAAAGAAGGTTGCCGTAAGCAGCACTATGGGTGCAGGCGTACGTGTAGACCAAGCATCGATACAGGCGGCGCAGTAA
- the rplL gene encoding 50S ribosomal protein L7/L12, whose product MAITKEEIIDAVGSMSVMDLNDLVKAFEEKFGVSAAAMAVAGPAGAAGGAAAEEQTEFTVNLLEAGANKVSVIKAVREITGLGLKEAKDLVDGAPKPIKEAVDKKTAEEAKKKLEEAGAKAELK is encoded by the coding sequence ATGGCGATTACTAAAGAAGAAATCATTGATGCAGTAGGTAGCATGTCCGTAATGGATTTGAACGACTTAGTTAAAGCGTTCGAAGAGAAGTTTGGTGTTTCAGCTGCAGCGATGGCTGTTGCTGGTCCTGCTGGCGCTGCCGGTGGCGCTGCTGCTGAAGAGCAAACAGAATTTACTGTGAACTTGCTCGAAGCTGGTGCAAATAAAGTTTCAGTAATTAAGGCTGTTCGCGAAATCACTGGTCTTGGCTTGAAAGAAGCTAAAGACTTAGTTGATGGCGCACCAAAGCCAATCAAAGAAGCTGTTGATAAGAAGACAGCTGAAGAAGCTAAGAAGAAGCTTGAAGAAGCTGGCGCTAAAGCAGAACTCAAGTAA